The genomic region aataaatgcTAAGGCAGCAAGTTTTAATGGTAAAGTGGTGTTAGTAACaataattttgtgaaaaaaaaaaaacaaaaaaaaagagagggaaaggTTAGAGttgctacaaattttactacaaaaaaattagtacaaattaaagtgttaaaaatatgattattaCCACTTAAATAACATGATAAATTAATGTTTAAATTACTTTTGTGATTGATGAcgtaattttgtaaatttttcacAAATTCATAGCTAAAATGCATGGACAAATACTCAAACACGAGTACgctacaaacacaaacaaattttgaaaatttataatataattcaGCAGATAAACGTGGATATGACGTTCATATGACATCTCAAATAAAGTATTTGTGCATCTTAAATTTATTCTATAAGTAGCATCACTCAAAAGAATTTGCAAACATCACGGGTATTAGTGATTGCTACATCATGCAACTGTGTGGTTACTTAAGAGTTATCAGTTATGTGACTTATGACTAGCACAGTGAGAACTTAGAACTTGACCatgaaaaacttgaaaattaaaaaaaaataaaaggaagaggaaacgTACGGGCAAGGAGGGTCTGAAGGAAATGAGGTCGCTTTGTAGAACACCAATGCTGACAGAAAGAATCAAGTAATTGGCTTCGTAGACGCAACCATCCTCCGTTGTTACCGTCACGCCGTTTCTCGAGTGCTGTAACTCCCGAACTACCTGCTCCAAATCCGTGCATATTAACACAACCATTAAatgtattcattaaaaaaaaatatacatatattgtGTTGATCTTAAAATAGTATTATcattaactattaaaaaataaatgtaaaaacaaAGTCCAAGGCAACAAATTAAAGATTCTGAGAAGTCAAACCAAGAAAATGTGTGcaattttggaattaaaaaaatatgaaaatgggAAAGATTTTAATGAAGAAGAATCTGTGCAGAGTTGAGGTACACATAACACACTACACACTACACACTACACACTACACAGACCCATTTACCGATTTAATGGGAGCTTtctaaacagtaaaaaaaaaaaaaaaaaattgtgaatgaaTTATAGCAAGCATTAGTGCGGAGATAGGTCCACTGGCTTCTGATTCTTTGAGCATTCGAGGTAGCAAAGACAACAGCACcaataaatgaagaaaatgacAAGACCCCTTATTTTCATGTTCTTATTTGAAGCTGATATGACATCTCACCTCATGGGGTATTGTTCTTTGGTCATAATTCACACTGTGCAGGGTGAtgggaaattgaaaatttttgggtccTACTAAATTTATGAGAGGTAAAAAAAGGAATGGGCTTTAATGGTTGCAAGCATCATTTGCCAATTCATAGCTATATGattgaaatcaaatatattgttGATAGGTCAAATTATAGATGCAAGCTGGGGTCATCAAAACTCATAAAGTGTATTCGTTTTTTAGCTTTGGAAATGGGAAGAGATGGTCAAAGAAAATATCTAGAAATAGCCCATATAGATCATGTGAGTAGTTATTtgattgattaaaaaatatctatttcagTGTTTTGTTCATCTACGCTTTCAACTCTCACAAGAAAGTAACAAAGTTCAACTCACACAAGAAAAGTAACATATTAATTACATAAAAGTAGCTTTTAAAGAACTccaatttcaaaaccaaatgttTGAAAGATCATCTCTTTTAATGTCATTAATGCTTCCtaatgtgtatgtatatataatatgtctGTATATACATCTTCCTCAGTTTTTTCTATAGTAAATCATCAATGGTGTGACATTTGGtaaggttgaaaaaaaaattagttattttcACGACTTCGTTTCTCAAACTTGTCTGCCTATCATCATGAAGGTCAGAGACCAGCAAACATCAAAGAAAACTCCTCTCAACCTACTTTGTTTAGTAGTATTTTTATTGAGAATGAGTAAATGGCAGTGAGATTAAGATCtttcatttataataataaatattatatataataaaagtttcaCAAAACGTTATTATCTGCAAATTCTAAAGACCGGGTCAATACATCACTATTACAAATTGAAAAGTAGCACATGCATTCAAAAAAAGAAGCTGGGGCATTTAGGGTCGGATTCAAGTCTGTAAAGAGAAGACTAATGCACatatacttaaattagactagCATACAATTTTATATCGACAAGCAAAAAGtcaaaaatgaagaaacatagtaaaagaaaaatatttatccTACCTTGTTTAGTTGGAGTCGACTATCCAAGATTTTGCCCTCAGATGTAAAAAGAAACTCTTCAGCCATTTTGTATAACAAATGCTCGTACCCTCTTTCATCTGCAACTAAAAATTCTCGTTCCCCAAAATCTACAAAAGTTGATATTGGCTCTACCTCTGTgtaaccaaaaccaaaacacaacattctcaatttttgatacaatttttttacactccaaataaaacattaaaaaaaataaaagaagaactTTATCCACATCAACAGTATCTTAGATATACTATGTAGCTCATTGACTTAGTTTCCTTGAAACCAAGTCTTTCATTCTTTTCAAAACTTTAAACCACAAAATGTGACACCACCCCTATTCATGTACAATGCCATTCATGCTTTATTCAattacaacaagaaaaaaagatttgaagattttttttttttggattaaaaaaaaaaaacccagaaagaattacataaaaacaaataaaaaaatagtcaaaGCATTATAAAACTATTTGACTTTGTTGGGTCTAAGTTTATGGTTTCATCATTGAACAAGGAATCAtttaaaatatccaaaatttcgctttctttgctttttattattttcatcaataattttaatttttaaaaatttttttttttaaaaaaaaacgtagCACGAGCTATAATAAAATCTCACCTGCCATTTCAAAATCGTGTAGCAAGAAGTCAAGAGCGTGTTCAAATGGCGTCCTCGGCGTACtaagaataaaaacaataaccaaaaatttagaaaataataataataattcaaaaaccataaataaatataaaatcttttttggataagtattAGGATTcacttaaaattaaatataataaaaagttgatttttcaaaaaaaaaaaaaaaacaaccaaccTAACAGGGTCTTCCATAGGCGGTTCAGTTACTCTGCTGACGTCACCACCACCACATCCACGGTTGTTCGATTCTTGACTCCTGAGTGACCGAATCTCCGAGTCCATCTTCTCCTTCGCCGAGTCCACCGCCTTCTTGTACAACTCGTTCGCTAGTTTTCTCGGTATAATTTTCCCGCtgtaacaaacaaacaaaacaacacaaCTCGTTCAGTAAACTCAGTCCGATTCACACCACACCCGGCGCATTTTAGCTCCACCGGGTTTAGCAAAACTAAGATTCAATCAGTAACGGTAAAAATGTAAACTATGCCGGTCAAACggtcaaaaagtcaaagaaagagaaaatttcGAAAATGCCACCATGTCATCCCGGCGCATAATAGCATTCAGATACAGATACGGATACGGCTACCGATACGGAcacaccaaatttttttttttttcaaaaaaaaaaaatgctgagaGGACGCCACGTCAGATGTATTAGGATACGAATACAATACGATACgataccaataaaaataaataaaaaatcgaaattttcaaaaatgccGAGAGGGCGCCACGTCACCGGCGGCGCAAGATAGCAAAAGGCCGATTAACGATCACCGGAAAAAGAGAAAAGCGAacgaaaattttgaaaaaaatactgAAAAGCGCGCACATGTGACGCGCGGACACGGATACGGATACGGATTCGGATACCTGGTATCGTAGATGTTATAGCGAGCATTGCTGTAGTCAGAGAAGCAAGTGCGGAGGCCAGACTTGTTAGCGAGCTCCCAAGCCGGATTGGACTTTTCGCCGCCAACTCCGGCGATCCACCCGGCACCGAGCTCCACCGACACGCCGCCGAAACTTTCTTTACGGATCCTACCGCCGATTCGGTCCGAAGCTTCTAGAATCATAAAGTCCTCTATTCCGTTCTCCGCCAACACCTTCGCCGCCGATATTCCtgaaaaaaacacacaaacacgcGCACACACAGAAAAACGTGAGAAAACGAAACCGGAAAAAAGTATAAGGAATCGGCGGTGGAGATGAGTTTCGGAGGGTGGATGTACCCGAAACGCCGGCGCCGACGATGATTACGGAGGAGCGAGAAGGTGAGTCcatgaatgaaaagaatgaAATTAATGAATGGGCAGAGTAGATGTGTAATTTGCGTGtgtttgagtatttttttttcagagagagagagagagagagctttgtTTGCGAGAGAGGCAGAAATAGCGCGGTATCAATTTATATAGGTGTTGTCGCGTTGATGatgtgttttttcttctttttcttcttttttttaatgattttttcaGTGATTAAAGTTAACGGATACTTTAAAAgttaattagtttttgttagaAGAAAAAGTTAATGAGTTAGagaagaattcaaaaaaaaaaatttattattatatataaataaagtatAGTACGGCttcatctaaaaaataataataataataataaaataaggtGGTGTTTGGTACGAGAGAATCTACATGAATGTGATGCTTAGGAATGTAAGAATATGTTTGgtaattattttttccccttattttctatttttaaaaacaattttttatttttgaaactaaaaaacttgtttggcaactcgaaatggacagaaaacaaaaactgttttcaaaacccaatttgggaaggaaattgaaaacatgtaaaatgttgtttttagtttctaattttcaaaatttaatgaaaatacacatttaatttaatgaacatgtttcatttaatgagttagcattaaaattcaaattttagtaacaacatattttagtatattctatttttttttttcaaaaatttttttttttaatttcaactaaccaaacatgttttttatttcaaaaatataagaaaattgttttttctttatattaccaaaaacaagtttttgaaaataaaaaacaaaaactattgcCAAATATAACCTAACTATTCCTATATTTGGTTTAATTGGGAATCTAATAAGATTTTTAGAAATGTGAGATTACaatgtttagtttatttttaggaattttaactgaattgtttatttttctcgTTCTATCCTTAGCTTTGTAAATCCAATATaagtctttttaaaaaaataataataataatcttcctctaaataaataattaaaaacaaaatataaactataaattatgtcaaattcattaaaactatagcctaaaagaagaaaaaatgaatatatcAACAAAGTTGTCTAtcttgtttatgttgttttggtggAAAGAGATAAAGACAAAGGAATAgatattgattatttttttatatattttatttcaattgcttaaataataaggaaaaattatttaaaaaattgtcaatttataaaaaaaatataattttctttaattttgggaatctggatacccacctgttttaaagggaatccataTTCCTACTAAAAGGGGGTTAAAGAGGGAGTCTAGATTCCCCTAGCATCTGATTCTCTAATGTGATTTACAACcaaacaatgaaatttttaaacattattgaGAATCTTAAAATATTACCTCATACCAAATGTCATATAAATGTTTTGATGGTTTTTTACATATGTCAGTGCTAATGTTTATAACTTTATTCAATATAATTCTAATGAATGTGAACTTTGAAAAATCTACAATTGgataacttttatatatatatatatatatatatatatatatatatatatatctctctctatgatttgcaaaaaatttataaaattaaatatttatatttatgtcataaatcaaatatttaaatttcaagtttttgtaatctaaaattatgaatataatataattttattaatcgaattgtaaataacatttgattagTACGAAATTTGGCATgcgtgttaagaatataaaaaatatgcaattcaacatttatatttttgaaatatgtagttatgttaattattttttttagtaaaaattgtaGCCAATAGctacaatcaaatttatagTTAaatcctatccaaaaaaaaaaatatagctaaatggtttctataaaaaaaattttaaaaaaaagtttatagcgaaactttgtttaaaaaaaaaacgattatttttttctcattaaaaaattggaaaattaaaaCTTATACACCTGTgatttgactgaaatttaagttgcctacctatgatttaaaatttaacattttaactATATGATATTTGACcgatatttaatttgtttaccTGTGATTTAAAATATCATGATGCAAGTGTtccattggattcttttttatcttgtatttttatgttttttgtgttttcagaGGAAAGATAtaaaaagttgaataaaattacatatttaatcataattttaacaTAGATGGTTTACGGAACTCTAACTGGGTTAATATCAGGTGGgtaaagtatcaaatttcaaataacacATAAACAACTTAAAGTTCaaggtaaattataatttatcctaaaatttttttaaaattacgtatctatttttttttctattaaaatttgCCTAACGGCAACCTTAACAATACCTTGGGTGATCTTTGGCTCATGTTGTGTGTGCACACGTGTGTACACACGgtgtgtgtatgttttttttttttttttaacaatttcaggcTTCCCCTTTGTTTctacgaatttttttttttatacaagatagaaattttattatagcctaatttaagtgtatatgtatgtgaaagctcccttctggagacttgaaccccggctcttgccccccacaccccacaagtacttatacttgtagagtgaccatcgcaccaagagtgtACGGTGGTTGTTTCTATGAATTTGAAGTTGCGCGTAAATTGCCTCTTTCTCAAAAGCGTATAAATTATAAcaacccccccaaaaaaaacaaagggtaTAATGGGATTTGTGGGAAGTTCCTACATTTAACCCTTGAATATTTCGTG from Castanea sativa cultivar Marrone di Chiusa Pesio chromosome 11, ASM4071231v1 harbors:
- the LOC142614464 gene encoding polyamine oxidase 1 yields the protein MDSPSRSSVIIVGAGVSGISAAKVLAENGIEDFMILEASDRIGGRIRKESFGGVSVELGAGWIAGVGGEKSNPAWELANKSGLRTCFSDYSNARYNIYDTSGKIIPRKLANELYKKAVDSAKEKMDSEIRSLRSQESNNRGCGGGDVSRVTEPPMEDPVSTPRTPFEHALDFLLHDFEMAEVEPISTFVDFGEREFLVADERGYEHLLYKMAEEFLFTSEGKILDSRLQLNKVVRELQHSRNGVTVTTEDGCVYEANYLILSVSIGVLQSDLISFRPSLPRWKMEAIKTCEVMVYTKIFLKFPHKFWPCGPGKEFFMYAHERRGYYTFWQHMENAFPGSNILVVTLTNGESKRVEAQSDEETLKEAMGVLRNMFGPNIPNATDILVPRWYYNRFQCGSYSNYPIISNNQLVHNIKAPVGRIFFTGEHTSEQFSGYVHGGYLAGIDTSKALLEEIRKERKTENQNHLLEPLLALTGSLTLTQADAVSSLHKCDIPTQLYLSGKLSIPEAIL